Below is a window of Virgibacillus sp. NKC19-3 DNA.
CAATTTCAAGGCGACTCTTTAAATCTGGAATGGACATTTAATGCTGAACAAGCAACGGATGATGATGTGTAACCCGGTTATTAAATAGAAAAGCTATCTCAGAAGGTTGGATTATGAATTAGTCCCCGTCCTGAGATAGCTTTTTTCGTTGTATAGGAAATTATAAAATTTTGAGATTGTGGATAATTCCCTGGCCAAATAAGCCACATCCGGCTCCACCGCCTTTGTTCTCTGATCATGCTGCCATCTCACAATTACATTTGATTGTCGTTGTGAGATGGTGGCATTCATCAAGAATTTTTTTCTTCATGTTTTCTAGAATATTTCCATATAAATTCAAAATAAGGTATTCTAAAGGAATAGGAAATTTAGGAGGGTTTTAGGTTGCTGGAGAATGCATTTATCATGGTTGTCATTATTTTGGTCGTCAATATCGTATATGTCACATTATCAACCATGCGTATGATCCTTACATTGAAGGGACGCAGGTATGTAGCTGCATTTGTTAGCATGTTTGAAATTGTTATGTATGTTATAGGGCTCGGACTTGTCCTTGATAATTTAGACCAAATCCAGAACATTATTGCCTATGCAGTCGGTTTTGCAACTGGTGTCATTATTGGAACGAAAATTGAAGAGAAATTGGCATTGGGCTATATAACTGTAAATGTGATCTCATCAAATCCGGATATTGAATTCACGCGCCAATTACGGGATAAGGGTTATGGGGTTACAAGCTGGCTCGCCTATGGAATGGATGGTGACCGTTTGTCTATGCAGATTTTAACACCTAGGAAATATGAGCTTCGATTGTACGAAACGATAAAGATGATTGATCCAAAAGCATTTATTATCTCGTACGAACCGAAGCAAATTCATGGTGGTTTTTGGGTGAAGCAGGTGCGTAAAGGAAGACTAATGAATCCGAAGAAAGGAAACGCGGAGGCAAGTAAGGCTTCGGCACAGCCTGGAGAAACAACAAAGATTGATGATTCATAAATCCATGATAGCAGGCGTAGAATATAGAAGTGCAGACCGGGGTGATGCGGTTTGCAACCACTCTTAATGTTAATGAACTTTTGCCCCCTTGCCAACATACGGAGTTAGCAAGGGGGCTTATTCTATCAAGCGGTTAGTTAGCGAAATACTTCGAGTTTGCAATGGCTCGTTTTGTTGATTCACTAATCTCAGCGTGAAAATAGGGTTCGTATGCTTCGAGTGGAGCCTTTTTCGTCGAATAGACGGCAATGAACACTCCGACCAAAGACAGCGAAACAGCAATAACAAATGAAGGTATTACAGTATTCGATGCTTCTGCTACAACGTATATAATAGACCCAACAGCGATACCCGTGTATGCGCCTGCTCGATTCATTCTTTTCCAATAGAGTCCTAGAAACACAGCTAAAAAGAAAGCTGCACCAAATCCTCCATAAATATACGTATAGCCCATAGCTAAAAACCAGGGTGGATTAATGGCAAGAATAACGGCAATCGCTGCAATACCAAAAATGCTTATTCGCAGCCAATTTTTAAATCCTTTATCACTAATTCGTTTAGGAAAAATATTCAAAAACACATCATAATATAACGACGTAGCACAATGCAGCAGCATAGAATTTGCGGTTGAAATTGCGGCAGCACTAATAGCTACTAACGTTATGGCTCCGATGATAGGAGGTGTATACTCCTGTAGCACCAATGGAATGATATAGTCGGTTGTTTTTCCAGCAGGAATGCTAGGGATTAATGTTTTTGCGCCAAGTCCCAACAGCATTAATGGCACCCAAATAAACAGCAATGTCACAATGGTCCACATAATTTGCAAAATAGCCACCTTGATATTTTGGGGAGCTAATTGACGTGCGACCCAGTGTGGAGAAGCTGGGGTTCCCAGTGAGTTTGATATAAAAATGGACATTAACATCCCCAATCCAAAGGTACCAGTAGGTGTAAGGAGTACTCCTTTTTCAAGCGGAGGTCCTCCTTCATATGTAGGTGCTGTAGTTGTCGCGAGCGTCTCCATGATATTTTGAATGCCCCAGTTGCTGTTAAAACGGCAACACTTGCAAGAATACATCCGATGGCGATAAGGGCAGAATTTAATGTATCTGTTCCTGCGATGGACCAAAAACCACCGATACTCGTTATCATGATAAATAAAAGAAAGCCAAATATCGCTATTTTATAATCAATCCCGGTTATACTGGAAAATACAATTCCAAATCCGTTTACTTGTACATTAACAAGCAGCAAATAACCGAT
It encodes the following:
- a CDS encoding DUF2179 domain-containing protein, whose protein sequence is MLENAFIMVVIILVVNIVYVTLSTMRMILTLKGRRYVAAFVSMFEIVMYVIGLGLVLDNLDQIQNIIAYAVGFATGVIIGTKIEEKLALGYITVNVISSNPDIEFTRQLRDKGYGVTSWLAYGMDGDRLSMQILTPRKYELRLYETIKMIDPKAFIISYEPKQIHGGFWVKQVRKGRLMNPKKGNAEASKASAQPGETTKIDDS
- a CDS encoding sodium:solute symporter family transporter is translated as MSIFISNSLGTPASPHWVARQLAPQNIKVAILQIMWTIVTLLFIWVPLMLLGLGAKTLIPSIPAGKTTDYIIPLVLQEYTPPIIGAITLVAISAAAISTANSMLLHCATSLYYDVFLNIFPKRISDKGFKNWLRISIFGIAAIAVILAINPPWFLAMGYTYIYGGFGAAFFLAVFLGLYWKRMNRAGAYTGIAVGSIIYVVAEASNTVIPSFVIAVSLSLVGVFIAVYSTKKAPLEAYEPYFHAEISESTKRAIANSKYFAN